From the Malaclemys terrapin pileata isolate rMalTer1 chromosome 13, rMalTer1.hap1, whole genome shotgun sequence genome, one window contains:
- the LOC128847350 gene encoding olfactory receptor 14A16-like has protein sequence MSNRTTVTDFLLLGFSEVRELQILHSVVFLGIYLAALVGNLLVTILVVVDHHLHTPMYFFLMNLSILDLGSISVTVPKSMANSLLNTRSISYSGCVAQVFLFIFFIVADFAFLTIMAYDRYVAICQPLHYETIMNRGACVQMAASAWISGIPVSTMQTGNIFALPFCGGNKVDQFFCEIPQLLKITCNDSYVSEIVITSFLLFLGLSCFAFIIVSYVQIFKAVLRIPSEQGRHKAFSTCLPHLIVVSLLVCTATFAYLKPTSSSTSGFDFMVAVLYSMVPPVMNPAIYSMRNKEIKGALRKLTAGKLFKKNKISRFLP, from the coding sequence ATGTCCAACCGCACCACCGTGACGGatttccttctcctgggattctctgaggttcgggagctgcagattttacACTCTGTGGTGTTTCTAGGGATTTACCTGGCAGCCCTGGTAGGAAATCTCCTTGTTACCATCCTTGTAGTGGTCGAccaccaccttcacacccccatgtacttcttcctgatgaatttGTCCATACTAGACCTTGGATCCATCTCCGTCACTGTCCCCAAGTCCATGGCCAACTCCCTATTGAACACCAGGTCGATTTCTTATTCTGGGTGTGTTGCCCAagtctttcttttcattttcttcattgTGGCTGACTTTGCTTTTCTCACCATCATGGCGTACGACCGATATGTCGCCATTTGCCAACCACTCCACTATGAGACTATAATGAACAGgggagcttgtgtccaaatggcagccagtgcctggatcaGTGGAATTCCTGTTTCTACTATGCAGACTGGGAACATATTTGCATTACCTTTTTGTGGTGGTAACAaggtggatcagttcttctgtgaaattccCCAGCTGCTCAAGATCACCTGCAATGACTCGTACGTCAGTGAAATTGTTATTACTTCTTTTCTCTTGTTCTTAGGTTTAAGCTGTTTTGCTTTTATaattgtgtcatatgttcagaTATTCAAAGCagtgctgagaatcccctctgagcagggccggcataaagccttctccacctgcctccctcacctcattgtggtctcATTGTTAGTTTGCACTGCCACCTTCGCCTAcctgaaacccacctccagctcaacATCGGGTTTTGATTTCATGGTGGCTGTTCTTTATTCCATGGTGCCTCCAGTGATGAATCCAGCCATCTACAGCATGAGAAACAAGGAAATCAAAGGTGCCCTAAGGAAACTGACTGCGGGGAAGTTATTCAAAAAGAATAAAATTTCCAGATTTCTCCCATGA
- the LOC128848107 gene encoding olfactory receptor 14A16-like yields the protein MSNQSTMTEFLLLGFSDVPELQILHFVVFLVVYMASLLGNLLIITAIVLDHHLHTPMYFFLMNLSILDLGSISVTIPKSMANSLMNTRVISYSGCVAQVFLFFFFASADFAILTIMAYDRYVAICQPLHYETVMNRKACVQMAASAWISVILYSAVHTGNTFAISFCGGNMVDQFFCEIPRLLKLACSDSDLSEVGFLIFSMFLGSSCFVFIIVSYVQIFTTVVRIPSEHGRHKAFSTCLPHLIVVSLFICTGTFAYLKPTSSSTSGLDLVVAVLYSVLPPMMNPIIYSMRNKELKDALSKLIGWRLFSKNKMSIFLLQ from the coding sequence atgtccaaccaaagcaccatgactgagttccttctcctgggattctctgatgttccgGAACTGCAGATTTTACACTTTGTGGTGTTTCTAGTGGTTTACATGGCATCCCTACTAGGGAACCTTCTCATCATCACAGCCATAGTCCTCGAccaccaccttcacacccccatgtacttcttcctgatgaatctgtccatcctagacctcggctccatctctgtcaccatccccaaatccatggccaacTCCCTCATGAATACAAGAGTGATTTCTTATTCTGGATGTGTCGCCCaagtctttcttttcttcttcttcgcTTCAGCAGATTTTGCCATACTGACCATCATGGCGTACGACCGATATGtcgccatctgccaaccactgcactatgagacAGTGATGAACAGAaaagcttgtgtccaaatggctgCCAGTGCCTGGATTAGTGTTATTCTCTACTCTGCAGTACACACTGGAAACACGTTTGCAATATCCTTCTGTGGAGGTaacatggtggatcagttcttctgtgaaatcccccgtCTCCTCAAGCTCGCCTGCTctgactcagacctcagtgaagttGGGTTTCTCATCTTTAGTATGTTCTTAGGCTCAAGCTGCTTTGTTTTCATaattgtgtcatatgttcagaTTTTCACCACAGTGGTAAGAATCCCCTCTGAGCACGGcaggcataaagccttctccacctgcctccctcacctcattgtggtctcATTGTTTATTTGCACAGGGACCTTTGCCTACttgaaacccacctccagctcaacTTCAGGTCTGGATCTAGTGGTGGCTGTTCTCTATTCTGTGTTGCCACCAATGATGAATCCGATCATCTACAGCATGAGAAACAAGGAGCTCAAAGATGCACTGAGTAAACTGATAGGTTGGAGGTTATTCTCTAAGaataaaatgtccatatttctccTTCAGTAA